The following are encoded together in the Cyanobacterium aponinum PCC 10605 genome:
- the hetL gene encoding heterocyst differentiation pentapeptide repeat protein HetL: MTIEISEILDQYKHGVRDFQGIKFIEGEILKEDLREIDFSGADFRQTRLGLSNFSHSNFSGANLSEAILWGTDLSHSNLSKTILRDADLSNAHLQGVNLHNANIIKTMFCGANLQKADFSNVIAVDADFRFSYDHRTDLTEAIFKDALLCYANFSQALLYKANFDGAKLCRSHLCRRIDNDEVLTDLTSASFRNADISYADFTGAILINADLTGADITGTIFDDAILHGAIMPDGSIHD; this comes from the coding sequence ATGACCATTGAAATTTCGGAAATTTTAGACCAATATAAACATGGAGTAAGGGATTTTCAAGGGATAAAATTCATTGAGGGAGAGATACTAAAAGAAGATTTAAGGGAGATTGATTTTTCAGGGGCAGATTTTCGACAAACAAGATTAGGGTTGAGCAATTTCTCTCACAGCAATTTTTCAGGGGCAAATTTAAGTGAAGCTATTTTATGGGGTACTGATTTAAGCCATAGTAATTTATCAAAAACTATTCTGAGGGATGCAGATTTAAGTAATGCTCACTTACAGGGGGTAAATTTACATAATGCAAATATAATTAAAACGATGTTTTGCGGTGCTAATTTACAAAAAGCTGATTTTTCAAATGTGATCGCAGTTGATGCAGATTTTCGTTTTTCCTATGATCATCGTACAGATTTAACCGAAGCAATATTTAAAGATGCACTGTTATGCTATGCAAATTTTTCTCAAGCATTATTGTACAAAGCTAATTTTGACGGTGCTAAATTATGTCGATCGCATCTTTGTCGTAGAATTGATAATGACGAGGTTTTAACGGATTTAACTTCTGCTAGTTTTCGTAATGCAGACATCAGCTATGCTGATTTTACAGGGGCAATTTTAATTAATGCCGACTTAACGGGAGCAGATATAACAGGTACAATTTTTGACGATGCTATTTTACATGGTGCAATTATGCCAGATGGCTCAATTCACGATTAG
- a CDS encoding 2Fe-2S iron-sulfur cluster-binding protein, with translation MANSYKIKLINEEKGIDNVIEVNADEYILDAAERQGFNLPYSCRAGVCVSCTAKIVEGTVNHDYDFLKDKEIEAGFFLTCKAYATSDGVIKTHQEDALLDL, from the coding sequence ATGGCAAATAGTTATAAAATAAAATTAATAAATGAAGAAAAAGGCATTGATAACGTGATTGAAGTCAATGCAGATGAGTATATTTTAGATGCCGCCGAAAGACAGGGTTTTAACTTACCTTACTCTTGTCGTGCTGGTGTTTGTGTCAGTTGCACAGCAAAAATAGTTGAAGGTACCGTTAATCACGATTATGACTTCCTTAAAGATAAGGAAATTGAAGCGGGATTTTTCCTTACTTGTAAGGCTTATGCTACTTCTGACGGTGTAATCAAAACCCATCAAGAAGATGCTTTACTGGATTTATAA
- a CDS encoding phosphodiester glycosidase family protein — protein MKLTLIKSKFLILFIASLFFVNLISAFPLLVQGKFFKDVFAQDVVPQVTQDEVLNVVNKGNEVIINDKNVNLPWIQWQQGGEIHTGLADFAAEANLGIELLSTTNKDKQPVQWFAYSNILPTQFLNPYRYLDITDLVKNTSLEIENINPYLALKLPPSRVNKIYEVSETQGKKIIIELNQPSFFQVSQGKDVGIISLDSQADNSLFPSLPSNNNNPVIQEEEGDEIPENININNSKLFTISSKDNKTLVNINLPAFSNLKVTSANPNILFVDINATAINPRDILWNDDVIYSRKYVGINNNKDQFLVSSLTLNTKSYNLDLRPILTNNNTVIGIAPLKTTAQNSGAMAGINGGFFNRNNQLPLGAIKDRENWLSSPILNRGVIAWNDLGEVKIDRIKLEETITTGRGDRIINNYVNSGYIQAGLARYTENWGFNYTTLSDGEIVAVVENGIIRDKIVGVKAGEDSINIPPKGYLLVFRKFRTGADKFSLNDSVTVNTYTNPTDFASYPYIMGAGPLLLLNGQIVLNGEAENFSKAFNTQKASRSAIAVNNQGKILLVAVHSRIGGAGPTLAEMAQILQRMGAISALNLDGGSSTQIYLGGAIIDRSPATVARVHNGIGVFLRQR, from the coding sequence ATGAAATTAACTTTGATAAAATCTAAGTTTTTAATTCTTTTTATTGCGTCTCTTTTTTTTGTAAATTTAATTAGTGCATTTCCTCTTTTAGTTCAAGGAAAATTTTTCAAAGATGTTTTTGCTCAAGATGTTGTCCCTCAAGTTACACAAGATGAGGTTTTAAACGTAGTTAATAAAGGTAATGAGGTAATTATTAATGATAAAAATGTTAATTTACCTTGGATACAATGGCAACAAGGAGGGGAAATTCATACAGGTTTAGCAGATTTTGCCGCAGAAGCTAATTTAGGAATAGAGTTATTAAGTACAACGAATAAAGATAAACAACCTGTGCAATGGTTCGCTTATAGTAATATTTTACCAACTCAATTTCTCAATCCTTATCGTTATTTAGACATAACAGATTTAGTTAAAAATACTTCTTTAGAGATAGAGAATATTAATCCTTATTTAGCTTTAAAATTGCCCCCTAGTAGAGTTAATAAGATTTATGAGGTGTCAGAAACTCAGGGTAAAAAAATTATTATTGAACTGAATCAACCTAGTTTTTTTCAAGTAAGTCAAGGTAAAGATGTGGGGATAATTTCCCTTGATAGTCAAGCGGATAATTCTCTTTTTCCCAGTCTCCCGTCTAATAATAATAACCCCGTTATTCAAGAGGAAGAAGGGGACGAAATTCCTGAAAATATAAATATTAATAATAGTAAATTATTTACTATTTCTAGTAAAGATAATAAAACTTTAGTTAATATTAATTTACCTGCTTTTTCTAATTTAAAAGTAACTTCTGCTAATCCGAATATATTATTTGTTGATATTAATGCAACTGCTATTAATCCTAGGGATATATTATGGAATGATGATGTTATTTATAGTAGAAAGTATGTTGGTATAAATAATAACAAAGACCAGTTTTTAGTATCCTCTCTTACCTTAAATACAAAAAGCTATAATTTAGATTTACGTCCTATTTTGACGAATAATAATACTGTCATTGGTATAGCACCTTTAAAAACCACAGCTCAAAATTCAGGGGCAATGGCGGGAATCAATGGGGGATTTTTCAATCGTAATAATCAATTGCCATTGGGAGCGATTAAAGATAGAGAAAACTGGCTATCGAGTCCAATTTTAAATCGAGGGGTTATTGCTTGGAATGATTTAGGAGAGGTAAAAATTGATCGCATTAAATTAGAAGAAACTATTACAACGGGTAGAGGCGATCGCATCATCAATAATTATGTTAATAGTGGATATATACAAGCAGGATTAGCCCGTTATACGGAAAATTGGGGTTTCAATTATACTACTCTTAGTGATGGAGAAATCGTTGCAGTGGTGGAAAATGGCATTATCAGAGACAAAATTGTGGGAGTTAAAGCAGGAGAAGACAGTATTAATATTCCCCCTAAAGGTTATCTGTTAGTGTTTCGTAAATTTAGGACAGGAGCAGACAAATTTAGTCTTAATGACTCTGTTACCGTCAATACATATACTAATCCTACGGATTTCGCTAGTTATCCTTATATTATGGGGGCGGGTCCTCTATTGCTTCTTAATGGTCAAATTGTTTTAAATGGGGAAGCGGAAAATTTCAGTAAAGCCTTTAATACCCAAAAAGCCTCCAGAAGTGCGATCGCAGTTAACAATCAAGGTAAAATTCTCTTAGTTGCCGTACATAGTAGAATCGGTGGAGCAGGTCCAACCCTTGCCGAAATGGCTCAAATTCTCCAAAGAATGGGGGCTATTTCCGCCCTTAATTTAGATGGAGGAAGTTCTACTCAAATTTACCTCGGCGGGGCAATTATAGACCGCTCTCCCGCCACTGTTGCCAGAGTTCATAACGGAATAGGAGTATTCCTAAGACAAAGATAA
- a CDS encoding YifB family Mg chelatase-like AAA ATPase: MLSRVWSATIIGIEGVKVGVEVDVSGGLPKTTVVGLPDTAVQESRERVKAALKNSGFAFPVRQITINLSPADLRKEGPIFDLPISIGILAASEQVDPTYLEQFLFLGEVSLDGSLRAIAGVLPMAVTASKLGFKGIVVPKDNAQEASVVEQIEVYGLNNINEVADFLQNPSAFSPTIPELNFDDSFHQSNYNLRDVKGQHHARRALEIAAAGGHNLIFVGPPGAGKTMLARRMASILPPLSFSEALEVSQIYSVAGLLKNQGKLIQERPFRSPHHSASGVALVGGGSFPKPGEISLSHRGILFLDELTEFKRSVLEFLRQPLEDGFVTISRARQSVAFPAQFTLVASTNPCPCGYYGDTIQPCSCSPRQREQYWAKLSGPLLDRIDLQVVVSRLKPEEMTQQKVGEDSEVVKERVAKARIKAQNRFHNAKISCNAQMRSQHLREYCSLDDTSRTLLENAIRKLGLSARAMDRILKVSRTIADLAGENNIQPPHIAEAIQYRTIDRMQ; encoded by the coding sequence ATGCTTAGTCGGGTTTGGAGTGCAACAATTATAGGTATTGAGGGAGTGAAGGTAGGAGTTGAGGTGGATGTATCGGGGGGGTTACCAAAAACAACAGTAGTCGGTTTGCCTGATACCGCAGTCCAAGAATCGAGGGAAAGAGTCAAAGCCGCTCTTAAAAATTCTGGTTTTGCTTTTCCTGTGAGGCAAATAACGATTAATTTGAGTCCTGCGGATTTGCGGAAAGAAGGACCTATTTTTGATTTACCCATCAGTATTGGTATTTTAGCGGCTTCAGAACAGGTTGATCCTACCTATTTAGAGCAATTTTTATTTTTGGGGGAGGTTTCCCTTGATGGTAGCTTAAGAGCGATCGCGGGAGTATTACCAATGGCGGTAACAGCTTCTAAATTAGGTTTTAAGGGTATTGTTGTGCCAAAAGATAACGCCCAAGAAGCCTCTGTAGTGGAACAGATAGAAGTTTATGGCTTAAATAACATTAATGAAGTAGCAGATTTTTTACAAAATCCTTCTGCTTTTTCTCCGACTATTCCCGAACTTAATTTTGATGATAGTTTTCACCAAAGTAATTATAATTTGAGAGATGTTAAAGGACAACATCATGCGCGTCGGGCTTTGGAAATTGCGGCGGCAGGAGGACATAATCTCATCTTTGTAGGACCTCCGGGGGCAGGAAAAACCATGTTAGCAAGGCGTATGGCTTCCATTTTACCGCCTTTGAGCTTCTCGGAGGCTTTGGAGGTCTCTCAGATTTATTCGGTGGCAGGATTGCTGAAAAATCAAGGAAAATTAATTCAAGAACGTCCTTTTCGCAGTCCTCATCACTCAGCTAGTGGAGTTGCTTTAGTGGGAGGGGGGTCTTTTCCTAAACCGGGAGAAATTTCATTGTCACATAGAGGGATCTTGTTTCTTGATGAGCTGACGGAATTCAAGCGTAGTGTTTTAGAATTTTTACGTCAACCCTTAGAAGATGGATTTGTGACTATTTCTCGCGCCCGTCAATCTGTTGCTTTTCCTGCTCAATTTACCCTAGTCGCAAGTACCAATCCCTGTCCCTGCGGGTACTACGGTGATACTATTCAACCTTGTTCTTGTTCCCCACGTCAACGAGAGCAATATTGGGCAAAATTATCTGGACCTCTACTTGATCGCATCGACTTACAAGTTGTAGTTAGTCGTCTAAAGCCTGAAGAAATGACTCAACAAAAAGTAGGGGAAGACTCAGAGGTAGTTAAAGAAAGAGTAGCAAAAGCAAGAATAAAAGCTCAAAATCGTTTTCACAATGCTAAAATTTCCTGTAATGCACAGATGCGATCGCAACATTTACGGGAATATTGTTCCCTCGATGATACCAGTCGAACCTTATTGGAAAATGCGATTAGAAAACTAGGTTTATCCGCTAGGGCGATGGATAGAATTCTTAAAGTCTCTCGCACCATTGCCGATTTAGCAGGAGAAAATAATATACAACCACCTCATATTGCTGAAGCGATTCAGTATCGAACCATTGACAGGATGCAATAA
- a CDS encoding serine/threonine-protein kinase, producing MSYWKAGKIIQKGRYVIEKVLGAGGAGITYKAKDVVNENIVAIKTLNANIQALPNFAKHQERFIQEAFRLAKCSHVHVIRVDDVCQEEDLWCMVMEYIDGGNLETLVKKQGGFSEFEAIRYIYQVGSALTYIHKQGILHRDVKPANIMRRIENNEAVLIDFGLARDFIEDKTQIHTNSRTEGFAPIEQYQRNAKRGAYTDVYALSATLYYILTLQIPFPAQFRQQGINLISPQTHNSKISDRTNLAILKGMELLPENRPESVAEWLNMLTEDVEIHLTNNTPTPNYPIIPTTPETSQPSKNNRANTHHPLPIIPIIPVPKKKKVRRIKARPHQTNQPPQEYTYDPLSPTRFENNPIIPVKSNYDNQESIIDTHLEEIVSQTEISSSETVIEPQKKPKMSAVGIDYHHLEELLSQKKWQEADLETQKLMLKAVNKEDFGWIDRHAMQEFPCEDLHSIDRLWTKYSQGKFGFSVQKRIYLSLGGKRSHDKKVWESMGDRVGWRNKGLWLFTEDLNYDLNAPQGHLPSLAMSGLLEGIYTLISRTMDCNL from the coding sequence ATGAGTTACTGGAAAGCGGGGAAAATTATTCAAAAGGGAAGATATGTTATAGAAAAAGTATTAGGGGCAGGGGGTGCAGGTATTACGTATAAAGCAAAAGATGTTGTTAATGAGAATATAGTTGCCATTAAAACCCTCAACGCCAATATTCAAGCTCTACCCAATTTTGCCAAGCATCAGGAAAGATTTATTCAAGAGGCTTTTCGTTTAGCAAAGTGTAGTCATGTTCATGTAATTCGGGTGGATGATGTCTGTCAGGAAGAAGATTTGTGGTGTATGGTAATGGAATACATTGATGGTGGTAATTTAGAAACCTTAGTGAAAAAACAGGGGGGATTTTCTGAGTTTGAGGCTATTCGCTACATTTACCAAGTAGGCAGTGCTTTAACTTATATTCACAAGCAAGGAATTTTACACCGTGATGTTAAACCAGCTAATATTATGCGTCGCATAGAAAATAACGAGGCGGTATTGATTGATTTTGGTTTAGCAAGAGATTTTATAGAAGATAAAACCCAGATTCATACTAATTCCCGTACAGAAGGTTTTGCACCCATTGAACAATATCAGAGAAATGCGAAAAGAGGAGCTTATACCGATGTTTATGCTCTTTCTGCAACTTTATACTACATCTTAACCCTACAAATACCTTTTCCTGCTCAATTTCGCCAACAAGGTATTAATTTAATTTCTCCTCAAACCCACAACTCCAAAATAAGCGATCGCACCAATTTAGCCATTTTAAAGGGCATGGAATTGTTACCAGAAAATCGTCCTGAGTCAGTAGCAGAGTGGTTAAATATGCTTACCGAAGATGTTGAAATTCACTTGACAAATAATACCCCGACCCCCAATTACCCTATCATTCCCACCACGCCCGAAACCTCACAACCATCGAAAAATAACAGAGCTAACACTCATCATCCTCTACCCATTATTCCCATCATTCCCGTACCCAAAAAGAAAAAAGTAAGGAGAATTAAAGCTAGACCTCATCAAACCAATCAACCTCCCCAAGAATATACTTATGATCCCCTTTCTCCCACTCGTTTTGAAAATAATCCCATTATTCCTGTAAAATCTAACTATGACAATCAAGAGTCCATCATTGATACCCATTTAGAAGAAATCGTTTCCCAAACCGAAATATCATCCTCTGAAACTGTAATTGAACCGCAAAAGAAACCCAAAATGTCTGCAGTGGGTATAGACTATCATCATTTAGAAGAATTACTGAGTCAAAAAAAATGGCAAGAAGCAGACTTAGAAACACAAAAATTAATGCTCAAAGCTGTTAATAAAGAAGATTTTGGTTGGATCGATCGCCATGCCATGCAGGAGTTTCCCTGTGAAGATTTACACTCGATTGATCGCTTATGGACTAAATACAGTCAAGGCAAATTTGGTTTTTCCGTACAAAAAAGAATTTATCTCAGTTTAGGTGGAAAAAGATCCCATGATAAAAAAGTTTGGGAGAGTATGGGCGATCGCGTTGGTTGGAGAAATAAAGGTTTATGGCTATTCACCGAAGATCTCAACTATGATTTAAACGCACCTCAAGGACATTTACCAAGTCTTGCAATGTCAGGATTGTTAGAAGGTATCTACACTCTGATTTCTCGAACAATGGACTGTAATTTATAA
- a CDS encoding DUF167 domain-containing protein — protein sequence MKISVQVKPRSKKQTIEKKDNDTWIVNLKSPPVDGKANQELITVIAKQFGVKKSQVIIKSGLSSPKKIIEIS from the coding sequence ATGAAAATTAGTGTCCAAGTAAAACCAAGATCAAAAAAACAAACCATTGAAAAAAAAGACAATGATACTTGGATTGTTAACCTTAAATCTCCTCCCGTAGATGGTAAAGCTAATCAGGAGTTAATTACCGTCATTGCGAAACAATTTGGGGTAAAAAAATCCCAAGTAATCATCAAATCAGGTTTATCTAGCCCTAAAAAAATTATTGAAATTAGTTGA
- a CDS encoding LysR family transcriptional regulator — protein sequence MRIEQIRAFVAVSETGSFGQAAKLCGVTQSTISRQVQGLESHLNTALFHRQAQAKLTVSGEKLLPHAKRICQEWDKIEYKIQQLLQGEQPELCVAGIHSVCAYFLPPILQSFCQSHPQVQLRVTALGSDRALKVLRDGLVDVAVVMNNKYLTSTSEMVCKHLYYEPIQVLVSSTHPLATKDSVTIVDLAPYSQVIFKDGYGMQRIVQEVFAGHGFDLEVAMELNTLDAFRGVIRQGNFIALLPESALQESKSDPSLSIIPITLKSHQSQIQQLTREVVLITTKDRLQIPTVKDFFNLVYDYAKAMKNQNS from the coding sequence ATGAGAATTGAACAAATAAGAGCTTTTGTAGCCGTTAGTGAAACAGGGAGTTTTGGACAAGCGGCAAAACTTTGTGGTGTCACTCAATCAACTATTAGCCGTCAAGTACAGGGTTTAGAAAGTCATCTAAATACAGCTTTATTCCATCGACAAGCACAAGCAAAATTAACCGTTTCAGGAGAAAAACTGCTACCCCATGCCAAACGCATTTGTCAAGAATGGGATAAAATCGAGTATAAAATTCAACAACTGTTACAGGGAGAACAACCAGAATTATGCGTTGCAGGAATTCACTCTGTTTGTGCTTATTTTCTCCCCCCTATCCTTCAATCATTTTGTCAAAGTCATCCCCAAGTACAACTTAGAGTTACAGCCCTAGGAAGCGATCGCGCTTTAAAAGTATTACGAGATGGATTAGTGGACGTTGCAGTAGTGATGAATAATAAATATCTCACTTCCACCTCAGAAATGGTTTGCAAACATTTATATTATGAACCGATACAAGTGTTAGTTTCTAGCACCCATCCCCTTGCCACAAAAGACAGCGTTACCATAGTTGATTTAGCCCCCTATAGCCAAGTAATATTTAAAGACGGTTATGGAATGCAAAGAATTGTTCAAGAAGTATTTGCCGGACATGGTTTTGATTTAGAAGTGGCAATGGAATTAAATACCCTTGATGCTTTTCGGGGAGTTATTCGTCAAGGTAATTTTATCGCCCTTTTACCAGAATCTGCCCTACAAGAATCAAAATCTGACCCCTCTTTGAGCATTATTCCCATTACCTTAAAATCCCATCAATCTCAAATCCAACAGTTAACCAGAGAAGTTGTTTTAATTACCACAAAAGATCGTTTACAAATTCCCACAGTTAAAGACTTTTTCAATTTAGTTTATGATTATGCTAAAGCCATGAAAAATCAAAATTCCTAG
- a CDS encoding TrmH family RNA methyltransferase: MDYRRLEKIKRILQRRQPDLTLITDNVNNFRNLSAIIRSCEAVGTMEVHLVNNQQEKLYLINKVTAGAERWLTQTRHSSIVTGINHLKKRGFTIYATHLGDPEGICCAVRTLDYRKMDYTKPTAFVVGSEKKGISEEALENADYHISIPMMGMTQSLNVSVATAIILFEAQRQREEKGYYQQLRTSQEIYEKTIFEWAYPEAALAYRANKKPYPPLTETGEIKRDYKSSKASS; the protein is encoded by the coding sequence ATGGACTATCGAAGACTGGAAAAAATAAAGCGAATTCTCCAGCGAAGACAACCTGATTTAACCTTAATTACCGATAATGTCAATAACTTTCGTAATTTATCCGCCATAATACGCAGTTGTGAAGCGGTGGGGACGATGGAAGTTCATTTAGTTAATAATCAACAAGAAAAACTATACTTAATCAATAAAGTAACTGCAGGTGCAGAGCGATGGTTAACACAAACTCGGCATTCTAGTATTGTGACTGGGATTAACCACTTAAAAAAAAGGGGTTTTACTATTTATGCAACTCATTTGGGTGATCCCGAAGGGATCTGCTGCGCAGTACGCACCCTAGATTATCGTAAGATGGATTATACAAAACCCACCGCCTTTGTTGTAGGTTCAGAAAAAAAAGGTATTAGCGAAGAAGCCTTAGAAAATGCTGACTATCATATTAGTATTCCAATGATGGGCATGACACAATCATTAAATGTTTCGGTTGCCACTGCTATTATTTTGTTTGAGGCACAAAGACAAAGAGAAGAAAAAGGGTATTATCAACAGCTAAGAACGTCTCAAGAAATTTATGAGAAAACTATTTTTGAGTGGGCTTATCCGGAAGCCGCACTCGCTTACAGAGCCAACAAAAAACCCTATCCACCACTAACGGAAACTGGAGAAATCAAGCGAGATTATAAATCCAGTAAAGCATCTTCTTGA
- a CDS encoding polysaccharide biosynthesis/export family protein — protein sequence MQKIYYSTTALVLLMFNLLSCNVFAQELAQRQPLKPLTGNNNPNTVNSDYPISASQDSLAQRFPYTLDAGDVVSLNIFNVPEYSREYQVLVDGTLNLPLINRVTVAGLTLAEAELLISQEYVSQGLLRDPIVSIDLTIPRPITIAMVGEIRTPGSYSIPFETGGSGGGGSSQTSGKKFPTLISALQLGNGINASADIRNLRVERNFKGREYIIPVNLWDFLQNGDLQQNIVLRDGDRIIIPSAQNIDPAEVLRTATANFSANLSLPISISIVGEVNRPGPYTLTGDDVKANNLTDELSFDSNRVINSEQSLAGIPTATRAIKTAGGLTAKADIRNIEVRRTLPSGEDQTIKVNLWEILQTGKFTEDAILQNGDRVFIPTAESIDDSEVRQVAVASFSPNTINVSVIGEVKDPGLKQLPPNVSLQQALLQAGGFNNRRANEATAKLIRLNPNGTVTERMVKIDFSAPLNKENNPPLLNNDIVFIERSGFAVVSDATSQVLDPFAQIIGLIANTALIFERFDNN from the coding sequence ATGCAAAAGATCTACTATTCCACTACAGCATTAGTGCTTTTGATGTTTAATTTACTGAGTTGCAATGTGTTTGCTCAAGAATTAGCACAACGTCAGCCTTTAAAACCTTTAACGGGCAATAACAACCCCAACACAGTTAATAGTGACTATCCTATATCTGCTTCACAAGACAGTTTAGCTCAGAGATTTCCTTATACTTTAGATGCAGGCGATGTTGTTTCACTAAATATTTTCAATGTGCCTGAGTATAGCAGAGAATATCAAGTGTTAGTTGATGGTACTTTGAATTTACCTTTAATTAATCGTGTTACTGTAGCTGGTTTAACATTGGCAGAAGCTGAACTTCTTATTAGTCAAGAGTATGTCTCCCAAGGTTTATTGAGAGATCCTATTGTTAGTATTGATTTAACTATTCCTCGTCCTATTACTATTGCTATGGTAGGTGAAATCCGCACTCCAGGCTCTTATTCCATTCCCTTTGAAACGGGAGGAAGCGGTGGGGGAGGTAGCAGTCAAACTTCTGGTAAAAAGTTTCCCACTTTAATTAGTGCTTTACAATTGGGTAATGGTATTAATGCTTCGGCGGATATTCGTAATCTCAGGGTAGAGCGTAATTTTAAGGGCAGAGAGTATATTATTCCCGTTAATTTATGGGATTTCCTTCAAAATGGTGATTTACAGCAAAATATTGTCCTTAGAGATGGCGATCGCATCATTATACCTAGCGCCCAAAATATCGATCCAGCAGAAGTATTGAGAACAGCGACTGCCAATTTTAGTGCGAATCTTAGCCTACCAATTTCTATTAGTATTGTGGGAGAGGTTAACCGCCCAGGGCCATACACCTTAACTGGTGACGACGTAAAAGCTAATAACCTTACCGATGAGTTGTCATTTGACAGTAATCGAGTAATTAACAGCGAACAAAGTTTAGCAGGTATTCCTACCGCCACTAGGGCAATTAAAACCGCAGGGGGATTAACAGCTAAAGCCGACATTCGCAACATAGAAGTAAGAAGAACATTACCTTCTGGAGAAGACCAAACAATAAAAGTTAATCTCTGGGAAATCTTACAAACGGGTAAATTCACAGAAGATGCAATTTTACAAAATGGCGATCGAGTTTTTATTCCTACAGCGGAATCTATTGATGATAGTGAAGTGCGTCAAGTGGCAGTAGCTAGTTTTTCCCCTAATACCATTAATGTTAGCGTGATTGGCGAAGTTAAAGACCCCGGTTTAAAGCAACTACCGCCGAATGTTAGCTTACAACAAGCACTACTTCAGGCAGGAGGTTTTAATAATCGTCGTGCCAATGAAGCAACAGCAAAATTAATTAGACTCAATCCCAATGGCACAGTTACAGAAAGAATGGTCAAAATCGACTTTTCTGCTCCTTTGAATAAGGAAAATAATCCACCTTTGCTTAACAATGATATTGTTTTCATTGAACGTTCAGGATTTGCGGTGGTTTCTGATGCTACATCACAGGTGTTAGATCCCTTTGCTCAAATTATTGGTCTTATAGCTAATACAGCACTCATTTTCGAAAGATTTGATAATAACTGA